The region GACTTCACCTTTTCAGTGCTAATAAGCCCGCCTATTACAATAGTCTCGCCATTTTTAATAGTAACTTTTGTAGTAGCAGTCTTAGAACTTATTATGGGAAGCTCAAATCCAGTATCTCCAACACTAATAGTAGCCCCCACAGTACCGACTGTCGGCTCTATGGTCATCGTTATATAATCATCGCTTGCAATAAAAGGAGTGACATTGAGCGTAATGCCGATATCTTTATATTCATAGCCAGATACTGTCAGTTCTCCAGTATCAGTACTAACTTCATAAGTAGGAAGAGGATATTCTGTTGTAACACCCATTGTAGCCAGCTTATTGTTCAATGTTGCAACTTGAGGATTAGAGATAACCTTAGTATTGCCGTCAGTCAACAGAGCTTGTAAGACTGCTTTAAATTGCGTAAAATCCAGTGTTCCAAATGTATATAGATCACTATCAGCCGCAGGAAAACCGGCCAAATTTGTCCTAGAAGCTGCTGCCGTACCAATCTGAGCATCCTCATTACCAAGAGCAAACTTAGGATCCACAACATTAAAGGGAAAAGTATGCGGTCTCGCTGCACCCCTAACAGTTACCGTAGTCCCCCATTCTATACCAAGGTTTTTTGAAGTATCCAGCGTAGTCTCGACAAACTTTGCCTCTATTAAAACCTGCCTTCCTTTTACATCAACATTTTCAATAAAACTTTTAATCATATTCAAGTTATCAAGGCTATCAGTTACCATAATTGAGTTAGTTGCCTCATCAATTACAATCTTACCTTCAGAGCCAAGGAGAGAAGTTGTATTCTCTGAAACATCTTGAGCCGAAACATTATGAAGCTTAAAAGTCTTGACAAGAGAAGGCTTTGCTTTAACGCGGATCACATTATCTATCTCAATCATAGTATAATTCTGAGAATCAAGAATCTGACCTAAGGCCTGCTTTATGGTGATATTGCCAAGACTTGCAGTGACAACACCTTCAACATCTTTATCGGCTATAATATTAAGTCCATACTCACGGGCAAAATATCTTATAATATCTTTAATGTCAGCATTTCTAAACTCAATGTTATATAAATTGTCGGCTTTCTGCTCAATCTTTATATTCTTGGTAAGCTTATCAGATACGCCCTCATCATCCATTAATCCAGGGGCTGCCTGAACATTTAAAATAAAAGGGGGTATTAACAATGAAAGTAGAGATAAAAAACATATTGTATTTCTAATCATTCTGTCCCTCCAAGCAATTGCTCAATTATACCATCGGTCCATTCTTGCCTGCTAACCTCCTCTTCCTCTTTGGCTTCTTCTTCCATATCCTCTTTAGGCTCTTTTGCTACAGCCAAAACATGTCTAAGCTTAAGCTCGTATTCACGTCTCTCTGTATTTAAGGTTACACTTAAAGGCCCTATCTTTTTCACGGTAAAGTTTCCCACTAAATCACCTTCGCTGTAAAACTCAGAGTTAATTATAGCTAATTTTTTTTCTCCGTATATAATCCCAGAAAGATTGAGCTTCTCTAAAGGAATAATTTTTTGCCCTTTCTCTTGAGTAGGTTTAATTCCAAGTATTTTCATTTCTTCTTCAGATGTTAAAAAAGGATTTCTTAATCTTGGTTCCTTTTCTTGAGAATGAACCTCTTTAAAAGAATACAGTAATAGTAAAAATATTAAAACAAAAAAAGTATTTTTTATCATCGGCCTAAAATTTTTTCTAATTTTTGCATATCCATCCAACTATACTCTCTCCATTTATTTATTGGATTACGCCTGGCTCTAGGAAAAAAATTCTTATTCTCATACCTAAATAGTGTCTGCTTAGATATGCCGAGATAATCGGCAACCTCTCTTGCTGAGTAAAATTTCTTTTCTCCGTTAGCAATCATTTGTCCCTACTTAATATGTTTTAATACTACTTGATATATTTTGATATATCCTAATGGCTTTGTCAAGAGAAAAATTAGATACTAAGGTAGGCTTTTGATTCTAGGTAATTCTTAACATAATCTAACACTGCCGAATCAAAATCGCAGCATTCCCCGCTATAGCCGGCACTGTTAATCTTTGAGGTATCAGCCTGGGTAAAATACTGGTACTGTTCTTTTAGTTCCTGAGGCATATCAACATATTTTATATCGGGCTCTAGATTTAAAGCCCTGAAGACAGCTTCAACAAGCTGATTGAAAGAGTGCGCTTCTCCTGTACCAATATTATAAATACCTCCCAAATATCTATTCTCAAAGAAAAAAAGACTCATCTTAACCGCATCTTTTAGGTAAATAAAATCTCTCATCTGTTCACCGTCTATAACTTCATCCTTATAAGATTTAAACAATCTCACTTCACCTCTCTCTTTAATCTGCTCATAAGCCTTAATAATAAAACTTCTCATCTGGCCCTTATGATATTCATTAGGACCATAGACATTAAAATATTTAAGCCC is a window of Candidatus Kaelpia aquatica DNA encoding:
- a CDS encoding MerR family transcriptional regulator; amino-acid sequence: MIANGEKKFYSAREVADYLGISKQTLFRYENKNFFPRARRNPINKWREYSWMDMQKLEKILGR